From the genome of Gemmatimonadota bacterium:
ACGCCCGTGCGCTCGCCGGGCGACGCCCTGGACATCCTGATGGTCTGGAACCAGGAGAACTACGACATTCACGTGGGCGAGGTCAAGCCTACCGGCGTAGTGATCTACGATCCCGACGAATGTGACGCGGACGAGAGCCTGGCGCTGACGCAGATCGGCGTGCCGCTCCAGACAATTACGAAGACCGTCATCAAGACGATGAAGTCCAAGAACGTGCTGGCCTTCGGGATCCTGACCGCCTGCCTCGGCATTCCCTTCGATTCGGCGAAGCAGATGGTGTCCGAGAGCCGGTGGGGACGGCGCAAGGAGTTTCTCGAGTCCAATATCAACGCGTTGAAGCAGGCCTACGTATACGTGGACGAAAACGGCATAGACCTGGGCCTCCGGGTCGCCGTGGAACGCAAGAACGGACACGCCCAGCTGATCATGACGGGGAACGACGCGCTCTGCATGGGCGCCCTGGCCGCCGGTTGCCGGTACTACGCCGGGTATCCCATCACGCCGGCCAGCGACGTCATGGAGACGCTGGCGAAAGCGATGCCCAGGGTAGGCGGCGTCCTGATGCAGACCGAAGACGAGATCGCCGCCATTACCGCTTCCATCGGCGCTTCCTTCACGGGCGCGAAGGTGATGACCGCCACGGCGGGGCCAGGCCTTTCCCTCATGGTCGAGGCCCTCGGCCTGGCGACCATGGAGGAGATCCCGCTCGTGGTCGTCGACGTCCAGCGTGGCGGTCCGAGTACCGGCATGCCCACCAAGACGGAGCAGTCGGACCTGAACCTGGCCATCCACGGCGCCCACGGCGAGGCGCCCCGCATCGTGATCGCGGCGACCAATACCGAAGACTGTTTCTACACGGCGGTCAAGGCCTTCAATCTCGCGGAGAAGTACCAGACCCCGGTCATCCTGCTCAGCGACCAGCATCTCTCCCAGCGCGCCCAGGTCATGTCCCGCCCCGATCTGAGCCACGTCGAGATCGTCGAGCGCAAGCAGCCCGAATTGAACGGGAGCGAGTCTCCCGGGGAATTCGACCGGTACGAGATGACGGAGGACTACGTCTCCCCCATGCCCTTGCCGGGTCGCCATGACCAGCATTACGTGGCCACGGGGTTGGAACACGACGAGCACGCCCACATCGACTACTCGCCCGAAGCCCATATCCGCATGACCGAAAAGCGGCATCAGAAGATCGAATCCGCGGTGAACGAACCCGGATTCGTCCAGCGGTACGGCGCGGAGGACGCCCAGCTCGGGCTGATCGGCTGGGGATCGTCGGAAGGTCCAATTCTGGAAGCGCTGGACCGGACCCTGGCGAAGGGGTACAAGGTAGCCGCCCTGATATTCAAGATGCTCCATCCCCTGCCGGAGAAGGAAGCCCGCGCCTTCATCGAATCCATCCCGGTGGTTTCCGTGGTGGAACTGAACGCCAGCGGGCAGTTCGCGAACTACCTGCAGGGCCGCCTGGCCGTTTCTCTCCAACGGTTCAACATCATAACGGGACTGCCCTTCAAGGCGGGCGAGATCGAGGAATATATCGAAGGAGTGCTGCAGTATGGCTGAAGTCCGAACGGCCGACACGGCCAAGACCACGGCGCCCGAGCGGGCCGGTCAGGCCAGTCAGTCCGAGCCGGCCAAGCCGCCCAAGCCGGCTGCAAAACGAACGCTCAAGGACTACCGGAGCGAAGTCAAGCCCACCTGGTGCCCCGGTTGCGGGGATTTCGGCGTGCTTGCCGCATTGCAGCGCGCGCTTGCCGAACGCAACCTGGATCCAAAGGACGTGGTCATCGTTTCGGGCATCGGCTGTTCCGGCCGCCTGCCTGAATTCGTCAACGCTTACGGCCTGCACGTGGTGCACGGACGGGCGCTGCCCGCGGCCCAGGGCGTCAAGGCGGCCAATCCCGACCTGACCGTCATCGCCGTCGGCGGCGACGGCGACGGTTTCGCCATCGGCGGCGGCCACGTGCCCCACGCCGTACGCCGCAACCAGGACATCACCTACATCGTGATGGACAACCAGGTGTACGGTCTGACCAAGGGCCAGCCGTCACCCAGCACGCCCACGGGGATGCAGGCGTTGCGGCGCAGCGTTTCCATGCCCAAGATGGCGCCCTACGAAGGCGTGCTGGAAGGCCAGTTGAACATCCTGGCCATGGTGATCGTGTACGGCTGCAGTTTCGTCGCGCGCACGTTCTCCAGCCAGGCGACGGAAATGGCGAAAACCATCGGCCGGGGGCTCGATCACCCCGGGTTCGCCTTCGTCCACGCGATGAGTCCCTGCCCCACCTTCTACAACACCTACGACCCCTGGAAAGAGTCTTTCATGCCGTTGCCGGACGAGTGGGACACGGGCGACCGGATCAAGGCGATCGACATGGCCATGGAAGAGGTGGGCGACGGCGTCTTCCACAGCGGCGTGTTCTTCCAGGACGTGTACCGCACCTACACCGACAAGCTGCAGGATGTGTACGCCAAGGCCTACGGCGACGAGCAGGCGACCATCGACGCCCTGATGGACCAGTACGCCTGAGCCTGCGGCATCGTTCCACTCAATCCGGCGCTTCGAGCCGGCCGCCTTTAGTCCCGGTCCGCCCTTCCCCCGGATCGGCTCACCCTTAAATCCGCAGCTTCACCTGAACATCACCGGAACACCACGGTACGGCGACCGTTGATCAATACGCGCCGCTGTATGTGGTAGAGTACGGCCCGCGCCAGCACGATGCGTTCGATGTCGTGCCCCACGGCCGTCAGTTCCGCCGGAGACATGCGATGGGTCACGGTCTCCACGTCCTGCTCGATGATCGGACCTTCGTCGAGGTCGGCCGTCACGTAATGGGCGGTGGCGCCGATCAGCTTCACTCCGCGCCGATGGGCCTGGTGGTAGGGCCGGGCGCCCTTGAAACCCGGCAGGAAGGAGTGGTGGATGTTGATGATGCGGCCCGCCATCCGCTCGCAGACCTCGGGGCCGATGATCCGCATGTACCGGGCCAGCACGACGAAATCGATGTTGTTTTCCTCGATCTCGTCGATCAGCCGCTCCTCCTGCTCTTCCTTGTTCTCCGGCGTGATGGGCAGGTGCAGGAAGTCGATGCCCGATTCCGTCGCCAGTTGTCCGGCGTCCGGGTGATTGGAGATGATCAGCGGAATATCCAGCCTGAGCTTGTCCATGCGGGTGCGGTTCAGCAGGTCCAGCAGGCAGTGCAATTCCCGCGACACCATGATGAGCGCCCGCGGCCGGGTGTCGTCGGAAGAGAGGTCCCACTGCATCTCGAGCTCATCCGCCAGGGGTGCGAAGGTCCGCCACAGGGACCCCAGCGTTACCGGACCGCCGAAATGCACCCGCATGAAGAACCGCTCGCTGAACGGATCGATGTACGTGTCGCTTTCGATGACGTGGCAGCCCTGTTCCGCCAGCCAGCGGGTCACGGTGTAGATCAGTCCCGTGCGCTTGGGACAGGACAGGGCCAGCAGGAAGTTCTTTACGGTGCGTGTCTTCATTAATGGAGACCGTTACCGTGGGTGGGTGGTTTGGCTGCGTACCGCGTGTCCTCTTCGGTGGGCAGGATCGAAGATGAAGAGGGCATGATGGCGGACCCTGCCGCAGGGCCCGGTTGCCGGGGAGCGGCGGGCGGGATCAGGCGGAACCGGGCGGAATCGACGGACGCTGGTGTGCGAATGGCGTGCACTGGCGGCGCTCCGCCCTGGCCTGACCGGCGCAAGGCCGTCAGTCGTCCGTGAAGAAGTCCGCGTTGATCTGGATGTAGTTCTGCCATTCGTCCGGAGTGTCTTCTTCGGCGAAAATGGCCTCAACCGGACATTCGGGCTCGCAGGCGCCGCAGTCTATGCACTCTTCCGGATCGATGTACAGCATCCGTTCGCCGTCCTTGGTGTGAATGCAGTCCACCGGGCATACATCGACACAGCCCTTGTCCATTACGTCAATGCATGGCTCTGCGATAATGTAGGTCATCCGAGTCTCCTCGCTAAACAAGCTTTCTTGAAACAAACCGGCTATGAGGATGCGTCGAACCCGGTATCGTCGGGAACAAACAATCATACCGGGCAACGGTTTCGCCGCCAAAATACCGTAGTATAATAGTCGGCGCGCCATGGCCTGTCAAGCCTGAATTCGTTTGACCGCGCGCCTGTTCTTCCTTAAGTTCAAAGGCCATGCCACCGTTCGCCGTACCCACCGAGCTGGCCCGCCGTTACGACGTCTGTTTCAAGTCCATAGCCATTGGCAAGTGGGTGAACCTGGACATGCTGGCGGTACGTGATCCCGATGTGCTCATCGACGAAATCGACCCGGAATTCTACGATGAGGATGAACGCCTGCCCTACTGGGCGGAGATCTGGCCCTCGGCGATCGGTCTCGGCCGTCACCTGTTCGAGTACCCCGCGCCCGCCGGTTCCCGGATCCTGGAGCTGGGCTGCGGCATCGGCCTGGCCGGTATCGCCGCGGCCGCGGCCGGACTGGCGGTCACCGCGTGCGATTACGAGGAAGACGCCCTGGCCTTCGCCCGGTACAACGCCCGGCTGAACGCCCTGGATGGACGCGTATCCTTCCGCTTCCTGGACTGGAGAAACCCGGATCTCGACCGCAAGTACGCCATTGTAATCGGTTCGGACATCCTGTACGAAAGGCCGAATCACGACCCGATTCAGCGCCTGCTCCATGAAACGCTGGAAAAGGGCGGCATGTTCCTCGCGAGCGATCCCGACCGCCGGGCGGCCGCCCCATTCGTCGAATCCATGATCGCCCGGGGATACCGCCACAGCGCGCAGCCCCGCAAGGTGAAATTCGAAAGCAAGGATAACCGCGTTATCGTCCACCGGTTTCTCAAGGCAGACTGAACCCGTTGCCCTGGGCCCGCTCAACCTGGGCCGCCGCCCCTGGGTTGGCCGCCCTGGGCCCGCTGTCCTGATCTTGCTGACTGAGTCCGCTGCCGATTGGATGGGACATGAAAGAAGCCATCGACCAACTGCCGGAGGGGATCCAAGAGCAACTGT
Proteins encoded in this window:
- a CDS encoding 2-oxoacid:ferredoxin oxidoreductase subunit beta, with translation MAEVRTADTAKTTAPERAGQASQSEPAKPPKPAAKRTLKDYRSEVKPTWCPGCGDFGVLAALQRALAERNLDPKDVVIVSGIGCSGRLPEFVNAYGLHVVHGRALPAAQGVKAANPDLTVIAVGGDGDGFAIGGGHVPHAVRRNQDITYIVMDNQVYGLTKGQPSPSTPTGMQALRRSVSMPKMAPYEGVLEGQLNILAMVIVYGCSFVARTFSSQATEMAKTIGRGLDHPGFAFVHAMSPCPTFYNTYDPWKESFMPLPDEWDTGDRIKAIDMAMEEVGDGVFHSGVFFQDVYRTYTDKLQDVYAKAYGDEQATIDALMDQYA
- a CDS encoding methyltransferase domain-containing protein; translated protein: MPPFAVPTELARRYDVCFKSIAIGKWVNLDMLAVRDPDVLIDEIDPEFYDEDERLPYWAEIWPSAIGLGRHLFEYPAPAGSRILELGCGIGLAGIAAAAAGLAVTACDYEEDALAFARYNARLNALDGRVSFRFLDWRNPDLDRKYAIVIGSDILYERPNHDPIQRLLHETLEKGGMFLASDPDRRAAAPFVESMIARGYRHSAQPRKVKFESKDNRVIVHRFLKAD
- the purU gene encoding formyltetrahydrofolate deformylase — its product is MKTRTVKNFLLALSCPKRTGLIYTVTRWLAEQGCHVIESDTYIDPFSERFFMRVHFGGPVTLGSLWRTFAPLADELEMQWDLSSDDTRPRALIMVSRELHCLLDLLNRTRMDKLRLDIPLIISNHPDAGQLATESGIDFLHLPITPENKEEQEERLIDEIEENNIDFVVLARYMRIIGPEVCERMAGRIINIHHSFLPGFKGARPYHQAHRRGVKLIGATAHYVTADLDEGPIIEQDVETVTHRMSPAELTAVGHDIERIVLARAVLYHIQRRVLINGRRTVVFR
- a CDS encoding 2-oxoacid:acceptor oxidoreductase subunit alpha, with amino-acid sequence MDQLDLTIRIAGENGEGVLTVGDVLAEALARSGLHIYTFKNLPAEIKGGASMTQVRVQDTPVRSPGDALDILMVWNQENYDIHVGEVKPTGVVIYDPDECDADESLALTQIGVPLQTITKTVIKTMKSKNVLAFGILTACLGIPFDSAKQMVSESRWGRRKEFLESNINALKQAYVYVDENGIDLGLRVAVERKNGHAQLIMTGNDALCMGALAAGCRYYAGYPITPASDVMETLAKAMPRVGGVLMQTEDEIAAITASIGASFTGAKVMTATAGPGLSLMVEALGLATMEEIPLVVVDVQRGGPSTGMPTKTEQSDLNLAIHGAHGEAPRIVIAATNTEDCFYTAVKAFNLAEKYQTPVILLSDQHLSQRAQVMSRPDLSHVEIVERKQPELNGSESPGEFDRYEMTEDYVSPMPLPGRHDQHYVATGLEHDEHAHIDYSPEAHIRMTEKRHQKIESAVNEPGFVQRYGAEDAQLGLIGWGSSEGPILEALDRTLAKGYKVAALIFKMLHPLPEKEARAFIESIPVVSVVELNASGQFANYLQGRLAVSLQRFNIITGLPFKAGEIEEYIEGVLQYG